In Marinibacterium anthonyi, a genomic segment contains:
- a CDS encoding DNA binding domain, excisionase family produces the protein MNMLAHRHLPPTPQDAAIARVSGQALSRFAQARAPLKLRVTDSEQMEPIELPAGAVSLLMEILEAMAAGRGVTIIPENAELSTVQAAEVLNVSRPFLIKLLEDGAIPHRKVGKHRRVRMEDVMSYKAAIDTEREAALDQLAADAQEQDMGYRSK, from the coding sequence ATGAACATGCTGGCACACCGACATCTTCCGCCCACGCCGCAGGACGCAGCGATTGCGCGCGTCTCTGGCCAGGCATTGTCACGCTTCGCCCAGGCGCGCGCGCCGTTGAAACTTCGTGTGACGGACTCCGAGCAGATGGAGCCGATCGAGCTTCCTGCGGGCGCCGTATCGCTGCTCATGGAGATCCTCGAGGCGATGGCAGCGGGGCGGGGGGTCACCATCATCCCCGAGAACGCCGAACTCTCGACCGTACAGGCCGCTGAGGTTCTGAACGTCTCGCGTCCGTTCCTGATCAAGCTGCTCGAGGATGGTGCCATACCGCATCGGAAGGTCGGCAAGCATCGCCGCGTCCGCATGGAAGACGTGATGTCCTACAAGGCCGCGATCGATACCGAGCGTGAAGCTGCGCTCGATCAACTGGCCGCCGACGCTCAAGAGCAGGACATGGGCTACCGCTCGAAATGA
- a CDS encoding HTH DNA binding domain protein — protein MRPGTPALYDESDALGIYAEEVEQASEDDLWFLPGPMDDEPDYLPPGPRAEPRETEVLDEWRKAEGGQAARLARVAGRVGALDDRLKRGPEGWRHRLALMEAADLSWHTGDRISQDRLALWISLRLSGVQDDTAALARVGWAIRRLTGGPGPEQDLSAFLDRRDPENISDETEPFVDRASGWLDLMGQATDLHPITRACAGFHLWRLAGLGQHDDRMEAIVAAARIAASDGRGAVFTPLAMGGAGGLRAGGSPFERLERWLYGMEAACLTAVWHLDDIEAWSARAEAEMTLLSGRTPPALRAVLTEWPLVSAPMAQALTSASRAAVQRNLAWMQERGLIREVTGQGRFRMWKATN, from the coding sequence ATGAGGCCTGGAACCCCCGCATTGTATGATGAATCCGACGCGCTCGGCATTTATGCTGAGGAGGTCGAACAGGCGTCTGAGGACGACCTGTGGTTTCTGCCCGGTCCGATGGACGACGAGCCGGACTATTTGCCGCCGGGACCACGGGCCGAACCGCGTGAAACCGAGGTCCTCGACGAATGGCGGAAGGCAGAGGGCGGGCAGGCCGCGCGTCTTGCCCGTGTGGCCGGTCGCGTCGGCGCGCTGGACGACCGGTTGAAGCGCGGACCGGAAGGATGGCGGCATCGGCTTGCGCTGATGGAGGCCGCAGATTTGAGCTGGCACACAGGTGACCGCATCAGCCAAGACCGGCTGGCGCTCTGGATCTCGCTGCGCCTGTCCGGTGTCCAGGACGACACGGCGGCGCTGGCGCGAGTCGGATGGGCGATTCGGCGACTGACGGGTGGACCGGGACCGGAGCAGGACCTTTCCGCCTTCCTCGACCGTCGCGACCCCGAGAACATCAGTGATGAGACCGAGCCGTTCGTGGATCGCGCGAGCGGTTGGCTGGATCTGATGGGGCAGGCCACGGACCTGCACCCGATCACTCGCGCTTGCGCGGGCTTTCACCTCTGGCGCCTCGCGGGGCTCGGGCAGCACGACGACCGTATGGAAGCGATTGTCGCAGCTGCGCGGATCGCGGCCAGCGATGGAAGAGGCGCAGTCTTCACGCCTCTGGCCATGGGCGGGGCAGGGGGACTACGAGCCGGTGGTTCACCGTTCGAACGTCTGGAACGCTGGCTATACGGGATGGAAGCCGCGTGCCTGACCGCGGTGTGGCACCTTGACGATATCGAGGCATGGTCGGCGCGGGCGGAAGCCGAAATGACATTGCTCTCGGGCAGGACGCCGCCGGCCTTGCGCGCAGTGCTGACCGAATGGCCGCTCGTCTCTGCGCCAATGGCCCAGGCCCTGACGAGTGCCAGTCGCGCCGCTGTTCAGCGCAACCTTGCATGGATGCAAGAGCGGGGTCTGATCCGCGAGGTGACAGGACAGGGGCGGTTCAGGATGTGGAAGGCGACAAACTGA
- the hin_3 gene encoding DNA-invertase hin, which translates to MTVLMPLIGYARVSTEDQTPLPQTQALKSAGCAEIHEEQASGGNRARPVLARVLERIGKSDTLVVVRIDRLARSLSHLLEVIERLEAKGAFFRSIQDPIDTGSPQGKFTLQVLGAAAEFERALIRERTKAGLASARTKGRVGGNPGLRAKDPAALRKVRLARQDGYMERLNETAQDWVPHVRRLRPDLAWEDVVRIINGPLPEARRWTQSRLLRAVKAYVRDGFLPTEVLARAGRRETDDRLPAIVAAIKGADPDITLQAICERLESMRERTPRGRTRWQPSSVKMLLERAENLGMI; encoded by the coding sequence ATGACTGTTTTGATGCCCCTGATAGGTTACGCTCGGGTCTCGACCGAGGATCAGACCCCCCTGCCCCAGACGCAGGCCCTGAAATCCGCGGGCTGCGCCGAGATCCATGAAGAACAGGCCTCGGGCGGCAATCGTGCGCGGCCGGTGCTGGCGCGGGTGTTGGAGCGCATCGGCAAGAGCGACACGCTGGTGGTCGTGCGGATTGACCGCCTCGCGCGATCCCTGTCGCATCTGCTGGAGGTGATCGAGCGGCTGGAGGCCAAGGGCGCGTTCTTTCGTTCCATTCAGGACCCCATCGACACCGGATCCCCGCAGGGCAAGTTCACGTTGCAAGTGCTGGGGGCTGCGGCCGAGTTCGAACGCGCCCTGATCCGGGAACGCACCAAGGCCGGCCTCGCCAGCGCGCGCACAAAGGGCCGCGTGGGCGGGAACCCTGGGCTGCGTGCCAAAGACCCTGCCGCTCTTCGCAAAGTGCGGCTGGCGCGACAGGACGGCTACATGGAGCGTTTGAACGAGACGGCACAAGATTGGGTGCCCCATGTGCGCCGGTTGCGACCCGACTTGGCCTGGGAAGACGTGGTGCGCATCATCAACGGCCCATTGCCCGAGGCGCGTCGCTGGACCCAAAGCCGTCTCTTGCGCGCTGTGAAGGCCTACGTTCGCGACGGCTTCCTGCCTACCGAGGTGCTGGCCCGCGCCGGGCGCCGCGAAACGGACGACCGCCTGCCCGCCATCGTCGCCGCCATCAAGGGCGCGGACCCCGACATCACGCTTCAAGCGATCTGTGAACGGCTGGAATCTATGCGCGAACGCACGCCTCGTGGCAGAACAAGATGGCAGCCATCATCGGTCAAGATGCTGTTGGAGCGAGCCGAGAATCTGGGAATGATTTAA
- the repA_5 gene encoding Plasmid partitioning protein RepA, with protein sequence MNEQRIRMDQKIQTMATRLSKSLDVNMRKSFLPDERKALRRFSSTEVAQILGVSQDFLRKMFFEDKLDLGDIETDARGRRFYTAEQIDIARHEIARSSTKFQHIVPRRREGEHIQIISIANFKGGAGKTTTAIHLAQKLALDGYRVLAIDLDPQASMTTMFGFRPEIDFPEAGTVYDALRYEDPIPFRDVVRKTYFHNLDLAAAGLLLSEFETETAHALRNNIRPPFYQRLALCINEVETDYDIVVIDCPPQLGFTTLSALVASTSLVVTVIPSMLDVASMAQFLQLTSSLMATIADVGASPDWDFMRFLITRFEPNDGPQTQMAAFLRTMFTDDVLTQPFLKSSAVSDAGLTQQTLFEIARTDFHRQTYDRAIESINGVVAEVEGLIKTAWGRK encoded by the coding sequence ATGAACGAGCAGCGGATCAGAATGGATCAAAAGATCCAAACGATGGCGACACGTCTAAGCAAATCGCTTGATGTGAATATGCGCAAGTCGTTCCTACCTGATGAACGAAAGGCTCTCAGACGCTTCTCATCCACGGAGGTTGCTCAGATCCTCGGGGTAAGCCAGGATTTTCTGCGGAAGATGTTCTTCGAGGACAAACTCGATCTCGGTGACATCGAGACGGATGCCCGCGGCCGCAGGTTCTACACTGCAGAGCAGATCGACATAGCGCGCCACGAAATTGCCCGGTCAAGCACCAAGTTCCAGCATATCGTTCCTCGTCGTCGGGAAGGGGAGCATATACAGATCATTTCGATCGCCAACTTCAAAGGGGGCGCCGGAAAGACGACAACGGCGATCCATTTGGCCCAAAAGCTCGCCCTTGACGGTTATCGAGTTCTGGCAATCGATCTCGACCCGCAAGCCTCAATGACCACCATGTTCGGTTTCCGGCCGGAAATCGACTTCCCTGAAGCCGGAACGGTGTACGATGCCCTACGGTACGAGGACCCTATCCCCTTTAGAGACGTTGTGCGCAAAACGTATTTCCACAACCTCGATCTAGCCGCGGCCGGATTGCTGCTCTCTGAGTTCGAGACCGAAACCGCACACGCCCTTCGAAACAATATCAGGCCGCCGTTCTATCAGCGGCTTGCCCTTTGCATTAATGAAGTCGAGACAGACTACGACATTGTCGTCATCGACTGCCCACCGCAACTCGGGTTTACCACGCTATCAGCTTTGGTAGCATCGACATCCCTAGTCGTCACTGTCATTCCAAGCATGCTTGACGTCGCCTCGATGGCCCAATTTCTGCAGCTCACATCCAGCCTCATGGCAACAATTGCTGATGTGGGCGCATCGCCCGACTGGGACTTCATGAGATTTCTAATCACTCGTTTCGAGCCCAATGACGGCCCCCAAACCCAGATGGCGGCATTCCTGAGGACCATGTTCACGGATGACGTTCTTACACAGCCTTTCCTGAAATCCTCCGCAGTCTCTGACGCTGGGCTCACGCAACAGACACTGTTCGAGATCGCCAGAACGGATTTTCATCGCCAGACGTACGATCGGGCTATCGAGTCGATCAACGGAGTTGTGGCGGAGGTCGAAGGGCTCATCAAAACGGCATGGGGGCGCAAGTAA